In a single window of the Eleginops maclovinus isolate JMC-PN-2008 ecotype Puerto Natales chromosome 6, JC_Emac_rtc_rv5, whole genome shotgun sequence genome:
- the LOC134865578 gene encoding uncharacterized protein LOC134865578 isoform X2, with protein sequence MAATVNTPRSAHPEPSRVHVSSWANSCGPTSDPHDPGLHGPRQAPRPPPHPQHHIPARPVFYVHAPPPPPFHPYEWPMHFSHNPFAGFPGMGIGMAMPQFPPPTPYMEVPAYIMPHPHMQPVDYRRVIHPQAQAPSAPYQNPYQTCRVRPHLTVPVRETVNSAVQTEPQQRETVNSAVQTEPQQRGGSVFGEESPLPNADSDRETVVNCPLCSSTNSRKQHSAEVENYALHSSNAKGLQVRGTSNVLQPTVTTAIQSCIGATLVTQKSQKESVGRENVSPCRNAHCNVLSIGSQDGMVPVFSSSQQEEAVYKERRISVLDTLMSGGDVTPQLKMADKLPQNDLATEGEQVKSVPHSGVETRNGPEVADPADDAQCNFISKHSEVLLEVLKLSDAEVGRESRNDDESLGLFGSVWPCLPYADELLQSSSHNTIESNPHEDTAPISPCINNSSYLKRPWNASIWSVESLAPFIPTKEWLLQNSVLAADVIVEEADNDNLIVKSRKKRSSSDTSLSDSWLLFSTPTGKTSPRKEPEIECDMEASDMGSRVQAQSVAPSEKGRSASPNDLQSKMILSTPTAEDTNRSSEPEAIQSPNQDILNEQQNKRTCSHLQEKSPRLNPTEEKTCARRLNLQNGADINLEDEHMGTKKMVGLQKRSCASQRLIRRQQKCLHRRWTLESSVMSYRSTSVPVRRQGAARAKTGNSVLHFQERTMESTDNEKVPT encoded by the exons ATGGCAGCGACAGTTAACACACCTCGGTCAGCTCACCCAGAACCAAGCAGAGTGCACGTAAGCAGTTGGGCTAACAGTTGTGGGCCAACTTCTGATCCGCATGATCCAGGACTACATGGCCCCCGCCAAGCTCCCAGACCTCCACCCCACCCCCAACACCACATCCCTGCCCGGCCTGTTTTCTACGTCCATGCTCCACCGCCACCCCCTTTCCACCCCTACGAGTGGCCCATGCACTTCTCCCATAACCCCTTTGCTGGCTTCCCAGGAATGG GCATTGGTATGGCGATGCCCCAATTCCCTCCTCCCACTCCTTATATGGAGGTTCCAGCATACATTATGCCCCACCCTCACATGCAACCTGTCGACTACAGACGTGTCATCCACCCCCAGGCCCAGGCACCCAGCGCACCTTACCAGAACCCATACCAGACCTGTAGAGTCCGCCCACATCTTACCGTCCCTGTTAGAGAAACCGTGAACTCGGCGGTCCAAACCGAACCCCAACAGAGAGAAACCGTGAACTCGGCGGTCCAAACAGAACCccaacagagaggaggaagtgtttTTGGCGAGGAAAGCCCACTCCCCAACGCAGATTCGGATCGTGAAACCGTAGTAAACTGTCCTTTGTGCTCGAGTACAAACTCCCGAAAACAACACTCTGCTGAAGTTGAGAACTACGCGTTACACAGCAGTAATGCAAAAGGCCTCCAGGTAAGAGGGACCAGTAACGTCCTCCAACCTACAGTAACGACGGCCATCCAGTCATGTATCGGCGCAACCCTGGTGACTCAGAAGAGCCAAAAAGAGAGTGTCGGTAGAGAGAATGTTTCCCCATGCAGGAACGCTCACTGCAACGTGTTGTCCATTGGTTCTCAAGATGGTATGGTTCCTGTGTTTAGCTCCTCCCAACAAGAGGAGGCGGTTTACAAAGAGAGACGGATCTCCGTTCTTGACACCCTAATGAGTGGGGGAGATGTTACGCCTCAGCTGAAGATGGCGGATAAGCTGCCTCAGAATGACCTCGCCACTGAGGGAGAACAGGTTAAGTCTGTTCCCCATAGTGGAGTCGAGACCAGAAATGGTCCAGAGGTGGCTGATCCTGCAGATGATGCTCAGTGTAACTTCATCTCTAAGCACAGTGAAGTCCTTCTTGAGGTCCTCAAACTGAGTGACGCTGAAGTAGGACGAGAGTCGAGGAACGATGATGAGTCTTTGGGACTCTTTGGCTCCGTATGGCCATGTCTTCCATATGCAGATGAACTCCTACAATCCTCATCCCATAATACCATCGAGTCAAATCCGCATGAAGACACGGCACCAATCAGTCCCTGTATAAACAATAGCTCTTACCTGAAGAGACCATGGAACGCGTCCATTTGGTCCGTGGAGTCTCTGGCCCCCTTCATCCCCACTAAGGAATGGCTCCTGCAGAACAGCGTGTTGGCAGCCGATGTGATAGTTGAGGAAGCTGATAACGACAACCTCATTGTTAAATCTAGAAAAAAGAGATCCTCTTCTGACACCTCGCTGTCGGACAGCTGGCTCCTGTTCAGCACCCCCACCGGGAAGACAAGTCCACGAAAGGAGCCAGAAATAGAGTGTGACATGGAAGCATCTGACATGGGAAGCCGAGTCCAAGCCCAGAGCGTGGCTCCTTCAGAAAAGGGTCGCTCGGCTTCCCCAAATGACCTGCAGAGTAAAATGATTTTATCTACCCCCACTGCAGAGGACACAAATAGGTCTTCTGAACCTGAGGCTATTCAGAGCCCCAACcaggacattttaaatgagcagCAGAACAAAAGGACCTGCTCTCATCTGCAGGAAAAGAGTCCACGCTTGAACCCCACAGAAGAGAAGACCTGTGCAAGAAGGCTGAATCTACAAAATGGAGCAGACATCAACTTGGAAGATGAGCATATGGGAACGAAGAAGATGGTCGGTTTACAAAAGAGGAGCTGTGCGTCCCAAAGGCTGATCAGAAGACAGCAGAAGTGTCTCCATCGAAGGTGGACTTTGGAGTCCAGTGTAATGAGTTACAGGAGCACAAGTGTGCCTGTGAGGAGGCAAGGTGCAGCACGGGCCAAAACGGGAAACAGCGTTTTACACTTTCAG GAAAGAACAATGGAAAGTACAGACAACGAGAAGGTCCCAACATAA
- the LOC134865588 gene encoding uncharacterized protein LOC134865588 isoform X2 translates to MAATVNTPRSAHPEPSRVHVSSWANSCGPTSDPHDPGLHGPCQDPRPPPNPQHHIPARPVFYVHAPPPPPFHPYEWPMHFSHNPFAGFPGMGYSMAMPQFPPPTPYKEVPAYIMPQPHMQPVDYRRFIHPQAPSAPYQNPYQNPYQTSRVRPHLTGPVRETVNSAVQTEPQQRETVNSEVQTEPQQRETVNSEVQTEPQQRGASCYGEESPLISADSGRGTPCINNSSYLKRPWNASIWSVEFLAPFIPTKEWLLQNSVLAADVVVEESKKKRSSSDTSLSDSWPLSSTPTRKTSPRKEPEIECDMGSRVQAQSVAPSEKGRSASPNDLQSKMILSTPTSEDTNRSSEPEAIQSPNQDILNEQQNKRTCSHLQEKSPRLNPTEEKTCARRLNLQNGADINLEDGAYGNEEDGRFTKEELCVPKADQKTAEVSPSKVDFGVQCNELQEHKCACEEARCSMGQNGKQRFTLSGKNNGKYRQREGPNIKGQTQRKRVFRKYRGQDSNQHEA, encoded by the exons ATGGCAGCGACAGTTAACACACCTCGGTCAGCTCACCCAGAACCAAGCAGAGTGCACGTAAGCAGTTGGGCTAACAGTTGTGGGCCAACCTCTGATCCGCATGATCCAGGACTACATGGCCCCTGCCAAGATCCCCGACCTCCACCAAACCCCCAACACCACATCCCTGCCCGGCCTGTCTTCTACGTCCATGCTCCACCGCCACCCCCTTTCCACCCCTACGAGTGGCCCATGCACTTCTCCCATAACCCTTTTGCTGGCTTCCCAGGAATGG GCTATAGTATGGCAATGCCCCAATTCCCTCCTCCCACTCCTTATAAGGAGGTTCCAGCATACATTATGCCCCAACCTCACATGCAACCTGTCGACTACAGACGTTTCATCCACCCCCAGGCACCCAGCGCACCTTACCAGAACCCGTACCAGAACCCGTACCAGACCTCTAGAGTCCGCCCACATCTTACCGGCCCTGTTAGAGAAACCGTGAACTCGGCAGTCCAAACAGAACCCCAACAGAGAGAAACCGTTAACTCTGAGGTCCAAACAGAACCCCAACAGAGAGAAACCGTTAACTCTGAGGTCCAAACAGAACCCCAACAAAGAGGAGCAAGTTGTTACGGCGAGGAAAGCCCACTCATCAGCGCAGATTCGGGTCGTGGAACTCCCTGTATAAACAATAGCTCTTACCTGAAGAGACCATGGAACGCGTCCATTTGGTCCGTGGAGTTTCTGGCCCCCTTCATCCCCACTAAGGAGTGGCTCCTGCAGAACAGCGTGTTGGCAGCCGATGTGGTAGTTGAGGAATCTAAAAAAAAGAGATCCTCCTCTGACACCTCGCTGTCGGACAGCTGGCCCCTGTCCAGCACCCCCACCAGGAAGACAAGTCCACGAAAGGAGCCAGAAATAGAGTGCGACATGGGAAGCAGAGTCCAAGCCCAGAGCGTGGCTCCTTCAGAAAAGGGTCGCTCGGCTTCCCCAAATGACCTGCAGAGTAAAATGATTTTATCTACCCCCACTTCAGAGGACACAAATAGGTCTTCTGAACCTGAGGCTATTCAGAGCCCCAACcaggacattttaaatgagcagCAGAACAAAAGGACCTGCTCTCATCTGCAGGAAAAGAGTCCACGCTTGAACCCCACAGAAGAGAAGACCTGTGCAAGAAGGCTGAATCTACAAAATGGAGCAGACATCAACTTGGAAGATGGAGCATATGGGAACGAAGAAGATGGTCGGTTTACAAAAGAGGAGCTGTGCGTCCCAAAGGCTGATCAGAAGACAGCAGAAGTGTCTCCATCGAAGGTGGACTTTGGAGTCCAGTGTAATGAGTTACAGGAGCACAAGTGTGCCTGTGAGGAGGCAAGGTGCAGCATGGGCCAAAACGGGAAACAGCGTTTTACACTTTCAG GAAAGAACAATGGAAAGTACAGACAACGAGAAGGTCCCAACATAAAGGGACAAACGCAGAGGAAGCGAGTCTTCAGGAAATACAGGGGTCAAG ACAGCAACCAGCATGAAGCCTAA
- the LOC134865578 gene encoding uncharacterized protein LOC134865578 isoform X1, with protein MSKFSTRSNMAATVNTPRSAHPEPSRVHVSSWANSCGPTSDPHDPGLHGPRQAPRPPPHPQHHIPARPVFYVHAPPPPPFHPYEWPMHFSHNPFAGFPGMGIGMAMPQFPPPTPYMEVPAYIMPHPHMQPVDYRRVIHPQAQAPSAPYQNPYQTCRVRPHLTVPVRETVNSAVQTEPQQRETVNSAVQTEPQQRGGSVFGEESPLPNADSDRETVVNCPLCSSTNSRKQHSAEVENYALHSSNAKGLQVRGTSNVLQPTVTTAIQSCIGATLVTQKSQKESVGRENVSPCRNAHCNVLSIGSQDGMVPVFSSSQQEEAVYKERRISVLDTLMSGGDVTPQLKMADKLPQNDLATEGEQVKSVPHSGVETRNGPEVADPADDAQCNFISKHSEVLLEVLKLSDAEVGRESRNDDESLGLFGSVWPCLPYADELLQSSSHNTIESNPHEDTAPISPCINNSSYLKRPWNASIWSVESLAPFIPTKEWLLQNSVLAADVIVEEADNDNLIVKSRKKRSSSDTSLSDSWLLFSTPTGKTSPRKEPEIECDMEASDMGSRVQAQSVAPSEKGRSASPNDLQSKMILSTPTAEDTNRSSEPEAIQSPNQDILNEQQNKRTCSHLQEKSPRLNPTEEKTCARRLNLQNGADINLEDEHMGTKKMVGLQKRSCASQRLIRRQQKCLHRRWTLESSVMSYRSTSVPVRRQGAARAKTGNSVLHFQERTMESTDNEKVPT; from the exons ATGTCCAAGTTCTCAACCAG GTCCAATATGGCAGCGACAGTTAACACACCTCGGTCAGCTCACCCAGAACCAAGCAGAGTGCACGTAAGCAGTTGGGCTAACAGTTGTGGGCCAACTTCTGATCCGCATGATCCAGGACTACATGGCCCCCGCCAAGCTCCCAGACCTCCACCCCACCCCCAACACCACATCCCTGCCCGGCCTGTTTTCTACGTCCATGCTCCACCGCCACCCCCTTTCCACCCCTACGAGTGGCCCATGCACTTCTCCCATAACCCCTTTGCTGGCTTCCCAGGAATGG GCATTGGTATGGCGATGCCCCAATTCCCTCCTCCCACTCCTTATATGGAGGTTCCAGCATACATTATGCCCCACCCTCACATGCAACCTGTCGACTACAGACGTGTCATCCACCCCCAGGCCCAGGCACCCAGCGCACCTTACCAGAACCCATACCAGACCTGTAGAGTCCGCCCACATCTTACCGTCCCTGTTAGAGAAACCGTGAACTCGGCGGTCCAAACCGAACCCCAACAGAGAGAAACCGTGAACTCGGCGGTCCAAACAGAACCccaacagagaggaggaagtgtttTTGGCGAGGAAAGCCCACTCCCCAACGCAGATTCGGATCGTGAAACCGTAGTAAACTGTCCTTTGTGCTCGAGTACAAACTCCCGAAAACAACACTCTGCTGAAGTTGAGAACTACGCGTTACACAGCAGTAATGCAAAAGGCCTCCAGGTAAGAGGGACCAGTAACGTCCTCCAACCTACAGTAACGACGGCCATCCAGTCATGTATCGGCGCAACCCTGGTGACTCAGAAGAGCCAAAAAGAGAGTGTCGGTAGAGAGAATGTTTCCCCATGCAGGAACGCTCACTGCAACGTGTTGTCCATTGGTTCTCAAGATGGTATGGTTCCTGTGTTTAGCTCCTCCCAACAAGAGGAGGCGGTTTACAAAGAGAGACGGATCTCCGTTCTTGACACCCTAATGAGTGGGGGAGATGTTACGCCTCAGCTGAAGATGGCGGATAAGCTGCCTCAGAATGACCTCGCCACTGAGGGAGAACAGGTTAAGTCTGTTCCCCATAGTGGAGTCGAGACCAGAAATGGTCCAGAGGTGGCTGATCCTGCAGATGATGCTCAGTGTAACTTCATCTCTAAGCACAGTGAAGTCCTTCTTGAGGTCCTCAAACTGAGTGACGCTGAAGTAGGACGAGAGTCGAGGAACGATGATGAGTCTTTGGGACTCTTTGGCTCCGTATGGCCATGTCTTCCATATGCAGATGAACTCCTACAATCCTCATCCCATAATACCATCGAGTCAAATCCGCATGAAGACACGGCACCAATCAGTCCCTGTATAAACAATAGCTCTTACCTGAAGAGACCATGGAACGCGTCCATTTGGTCCGTGGAGTCTCTGGCCCCCTTCATCCCCACTAAGGAATGGCTCCTGCAGAACAGCGTGTTGGCAGCCGATGTGATAGTTGAGGAAGCTGATAACGACAACCTCATTGTTAAATCTAGAAAAAAGAGATCCTCTTCTGACACCTCGCTGTCGGACAGCTGGCTCCTGTTCAGCACCCCCACCGGGAAGACAAGTCCACGAAAGGAGCCAGAAATAGAGTGTGACATGGAAGCATCTGACATGGGAAGCCGAGTCCAAGCCCAGAGCGTGGCTCCTTCAGAAAAGGGTCGCTCGGCTTCCCCAAATGACCTGCAGAGTAAAATGATTTTATCTACCCCCACTGCAGAGGACACAAATAGGTCTTCTGAACCTGAGGCTATTCAGAGCCCCAACcaggacattttaaatgagcagCAGAACAAAAGGACCTGCTCTCATCTGCAGGAAAAGAGTCCACGCTTGAACCCCACAGAAGAGAAGACCTGTGCAAGAAGGCTGAATCTACAAAATGGAGCAGACATCAACTTGGAAGATGAGCATATGGGAACGAAGAAGATGGTCGGTTTACAAAAGAGGAGCTGTGCGTCCCAAAGGCTGATCAGAAGACAGCAGAAGTGTCTCCATCGAAGGTGGACTTTGGAGTCCAGTGTAATGAGTTACAGGAGCACAAGTGTGCCTGTGAGGAGGCAAGGTGCAGCACGGGCCAAAACGGGAAACAGCGTTTTACACTTTCAG GAAAGAACAATGGAAAGTACAGACAACGAGAAGGTCCCAACATAA
- the LOC134865588 gene encoding uncharacterized protein LOC134865588 isoform X1, translating into MSKFSTRSNMAATVNTPRSAHPEPSRVHVSSWANSCGPTSDPHDPGLHGPCQDPRPPPNPQHHIPARPVFYVHAPPPPPFHPYEWPMHFSHNPFAGFPGMGYSMAMPQFPPPTPYKEVPAYIMPQPHMQPVDYRRFIHPQAPSAPYQNPYQNPYQTSRVRPHLTGPVRETVNSAVQTEPQQRETVNSEVQTEPQQRETVNSEVQTEPQQRGASCYGEESPLISADSGRGTPCINNSSYLKRPWNASIWSVEFLAPFIPTKEWLLQNSVLAADVVVEESKKKRSSSDTSLSDSWPLSSTPTRKTSPRKEPEIECDMGSRVQAQSVAPSEKGRSASPNDLQSKMILSTPTSEDTNRSSEPEAIQSPNQDILNEQQNKRTCSHLQEKSPRLNPTEEKTCARRLNLQNGADINLEDGAYGNEEDGRFTKEELCVPKADQKTAEVSPSKVDFGVQCNELQEHKCACEEARCSMGQNGKQRFTLSGKNNGKYRQREGPNIKGQTQRKRVFRKYRGQDSNQHEA; encoded by the exons ATGTCCAAGTTCTCAACCAG GTCCAATATGGCAGCGACAGTTAACACACCTCGGTCAGCTCACCCAGAACCAAGCAGAGTGCACGTAAGCAGTTGGGCTAACAGTTGTGGGCCAACCTCTGATCCGCATGATCCAGGACTACATGGCCCCTGCCAAGATCCCCGACCTCCACCAAACCCCCAACACCACATCCCTGCCCGGCCTGTCTTCTACGTCCATGCTCCACCGCCACCCCCTTTCCACCCCTACGAGTGGCCCATGCACTTCTCCCATAACCCTTTTGCTGGCTTCCCAGGAATGG GCTATAGTATGGCAATGCCCCAATTCCCTCCTCCCACTCCTTATAAGGAGGTTCCAGCATACATTATGCCCCAACCTCACATGCAACCTGTCGACTACAGACGTTTCATCCACCCCCAGGCACCCAGCGCACCTTACCAGAACCCGTACCAGAACCCGTACCAGACCTCTAGAGTCCGCCCACATCTTACCGGCCCTGTTAGAGAAACCGTGAACTCGGCAGTCCAAACAGAACCCCAACAGAGAGAAACCGTTAACTCTGAGGTCCAAACAGAACCCCAACAGAGAGAAACCGTTAACTCTGAGGTCCAAACAGAACCCCAACAAAGAGGAGCAAGTTGTTACGGCGAGGAAAGCCCACTCATCAGCGCAGATTCGGGTCGTGGAACTCCCTGTATAAACAATAGCTCTTACCTGAAGAGACCATGGAACGCGTCCATTTGGTCCGTGGAGTTTCTGGCCCCCTTCATCCCCACTAAGGAGTGGCTCCTGCAGAACAGCGTGTTGGCAGCCGATGTGGTAGTTGAGGAATCTAAAAAAAAGAGATCCTCCTCTGACACCTCGCTGTCGGACAGCTGGCCCCTGTCCAGCACCCCCACCAGGAAGACAAGTCCACGAAAGGAGCCAGAAATAGAGTGCGACATGGGAAGCAGAGTCCAAGCCCAGAGCGTGGCTCCTTCAGAAAAGGGTCGCTCGGCTTCCCCAAATGACCTGCAGAGTAAAATGATTTTATCTACCCCCACTTCAGAGGACACAAATAGGTCTTCTGAACCTGAGGCTATTCAGAGCCCCAACcaggacattttaaatgagcagCAGAACAAAAGGACCTGCTCTCATCTGCAGGAAAAGAGTCCACGCTTGAACCCCACAGAAGAGAAGACCTGTGCAAGAAGGCTGAATCTACAAAATGGAGCAGACATCAACTTGGAAGATGGAGCATATGGGAACGAAGAAGATGGTCGGTTTACAAAAGAGGAGCTGTGCGTCCCAAAGGCTGATCAGAAGACAGCAGAAGTGTCTCCATCGAAGGTGGACTTTGGAGTCCAGTGTAATGAGTTACAGGAGCACAAGTGTGCCTGTGAGGAGGCAAGGTGCAGCATGGGCCAAAACGGGAAACAGCGTTTTACACTTTCAG GAAAGAACAATGGAAAGTACAGACAACGAGAAGGTCCCAACATAAAGGGACAAACGCAGAGGAAGCGAGTCTTCAGGAAATACAGGGGTCAAG ACAGCAACCAGCATGAAGCCTAA